The nucleotide window TTTGATGCCTTTTCCTAAAACCGAAGACTGGACCAGAGCTGAGAATCCATCAGCCTGGATCAACAACAACCATCAAAACATCAAAACGGACCAATCTTGTCATGCCATTCACGCCAATGTTTTGGTGCCCATTTTCTAAACCTGACACATAAATCTCTAATCAAAAGAAAAGGAGCAAATCTCGATTTTTTTGTATCCTGAAGGTACAAAAAGAAACTTCTTATGTTTACGAACCTGATTCAAATCagattaaatctatttttttgcaacatGTCTTAGTCGGAATGGTCAGATGTAACATCAAAATGTCTCACCTCGTTTTCCCTTGAGGGGGACGGCTGGCCTTGGGACCCTGTGCTGCCTGAGTGGTGCAACATCTTCACCTGACACTTCACGTCTCGTTCATAAACCTCCTTATACTGCGTCAGAAACCTGCAGCACAGGAATATTTTCATAGCGGCTGAGCGCAACCAAAAGCTGAGACTCAGTAACACCAAACATCAAAGCATGGCTCCTGAACTCACCGATCAGCGTCTGTTTTTGAACCTATGAGGAATCTACAAACCACAGAGAAAACACAAGGTCAGGTAAGCGCCACAACAATTAGGTGAGTGTAACTAATAACACTTTACTCTCATCTCAGAGTGTTATATTAATGTAGAATAAGAATTCGAAAATGTGATCAGTTGTTTCTTACGGTGGGTGAATGAGGTGCAGGTCTGCGACATCCTCCTCTGATTTGGAGTCTCTGGCGCTGTAGATTTTCCCATATACCAGCGGGTTCCCCATAGACTGGAAAATAGTGACTTTTGTTCTTTGAGGCTGACCTCCTACCTCACAATCGAAGATGTAGTCATCCCTCACGTCCTGTTATGAAACCAATATCAAACCGATAAAACAACCAGGCACCATGTCCAGTCTAGTCAGTATGTAGGATTTACACAGTTGTGTTACCTGTGCAGGCCAAACAGTAGGCTGAGTGTCATCTAGTTTGACAGAGTTCTCTGCCACTGCATATTTCTCCACCTGGAAGCAGAAAGAAAAACTTACTTTCATAGACacggagaaaaataaataaagtcaaaacATATCATCTAATAACACAAGAACATGAAATTTACATTAACAATACTCAAATTTTCCTTATAAAAGAAgtaataatttctgtaataaattgTTTAGGagctacagaaaaaaagagagatgctGCTTGTACTTGTGTTTGTTAAACGGCAACTCACATCAATTTCTGTTGGGACAGTCAGCTGACAACTGCTCTGTTTCCACATGTCCACACACTGAAGGAGAAACGAGTGATttaaaacacagaaaacaccCACACGAGTCATGAAGAAGTATAGTAtcgtatatatttatttaatggcaTGTCAGCAGCTAATGCTTTTTTCATGGCAAAAACAATCTAaaaactcaagaaacatttcttcttattatcaaccatgaaaacagttgtgctgtttaatatttttgtggaaactgtgatcttatcttcctgaccccaaactattgaacgtATGAAtgtacatttcacatttttaaatccATTCACTCAAATTCAGAGAAAGTAAAACGCGTCTGCGCATTGGGTCTGTGACTCACATTTCCAGATTTGGAGATCTTGAGGTCTATGGAAGGAGCAGGTTTCCTCTCTTTCCTCCTCTGGAGGTAGTCCAGGAGCCGCAGCTGTGGCAGGGCAGGGCAGTGGCTCATCATCTCCTGCTGTCTGTTCAGAGCTGCTTGAGAATGCCTCCTAAAACACCTGCAGAGAGGAGAAACGTGAACGATGGATAACTGATCATCTGCTGTTGAATTTCAGGATATCTCTATATCAAAACGCAACATGTTGAAGCCTTTAACTTTGATAAACCACATGAAATAATCTGATCCTTGCACTAAACTTTAACAGGCAAAAGATCttcaactttattttttgttagctGCATAGAGTAAAACCCACACACATTTCTTTAGTCTCAACAATACAATGAGAGATCAGAACAGCAGCGGCTTCTCAGTTCAAAGATGGTGACTAACCACAGATAAACGATCTACACTGTGCACATGAACATAAGCTTGGTAAGCTTGGTGTATTTAAGCAATATTCAAAGTGTTTGCAGTCACAAGCAGTCACACGACACACTAAGCAGCAGACAGTCTGATCATTCACTTTGGTTTAAAGACTACTGATGATAAAGTGTATAAAGGCAAACGCATTACCGTTTCATGGATCGTGTGTTCATCTTCTGTTTGTTGTAGAGCAGACGGTTGGTGGTGCAGCTGACAGAGATGGAGGGGTCCAGACACAGAGGCTCTGCTGTGGCCAGAATCAGCTGACTCTCCAGCTGAAGTTTATCGTCCTACAAACACATTCAAACCACATGAGAATCAATGCATCCTCCATACTTCACACTGTGCTGTGAATCTGTCTCTTTAAtggttagtatgatttttttaaatgaaactaatatttaaaaaaaaaaaaatgcattaaatggatcaaaagtgacatttaaaaaaggcatttatatgtttctgaagtatcatgtgacactgaagactagagtaatgatgctgtcaccgggaaaatgtacatttaaaaatatattcaaatagtaaaattattttaaattgtaacaatgcgtaatatttactgtatttttgatccaatacTTGTAGCCTTGATGTGCATAAGATACTTCTGTCAAAAACACTACAATGACCTTCCTGAGCTGACAGATAGAGTCTGCTCACCTGTGTCCACTTGTGGTGATCACTTGTCATAGCATGAACGTCACAGATCAGGGTCTGGTGTGAAGAAAATAGATGACATAAAGATATTATACAAAGAAGACTAGGGACTGCTGGTCACAGGTTTGTTACTGACCTGCATAGTGGGTCTCAGCAGGATGTGCCGGCTCTGGTAGGTGGGCATCTTTGCGTTTCCAGACTGTCGGTAGTCTCTGACCTCAGCTATGACACAGCCACAGTGGAATATGTTCACCTGACAGAACAGAAGCAGGAAAACAAAACTAAGCTGGTGGTTTATGCATCAGTTCATCAGAGTGCTATAAAACTATTCTGACTGGAATTAAAGAAACATGTAGGTTCATTCAATTCAAATCACATCTAGAATCAATTCTGAACCAGTATTATTTATGCACTGTAATATTGTTTACTAATAAGTGCTTCTGTGGCtccagtggtagagcattgcggtAGCAGCGCAAGTTTGTGGTtacgattcccagggaacacatgttaggtaaaaaatgttagtctgaatgcactgtaaatcgatttggattaaagtgtctgctaaatgcataaatgtaatttaatttttaatgtaatacttagaatgagcttttattttagCTATCTGCTATATGGTTtcgtcattattttttatattttaagtagatGTATTCTATTTAAGACATattcttaaatgtaaaaaattgaaaATTTCTGTCACTTGTCACgggaacatttctcattttcgttttgttttatttcagctttaccgAAAACTATTTAAAgacagttttagtttcagttaacaaTAACACTGTTGTTCTGAACATGATTTAGGGCAGGCTGTgtctatatataaaacaatttaaatatttgaatatgttaatgtaaaaaaatatatatatattacatgtcaTGGATAGCAAAAATTAGTAGTTCCTTTAACAAACTAcacataaaaaaattgacatgccGATTTGACACTAACCTGTGATTTTTCTAGAAGGTCTACAAGGATGGGCGGCAGCTCCTCAGCATCCAGGTACTCCAGTAACTCTGTTTCTTCGTAGCGAAGTCGGATTGTTTCTGAATCTTATAGGTTGGGACAAGTTTATTAACATGCAACATGAAAAGCTCAGCTCATTTAAccataaagacaaataaaaagcAGACAGTACCGGATCCATTCTTTCCTCTAAGCATAAGTGAGTATCCTTCATTTCCAGGGTACAGGTTGACCACCAGACATGAGACTGACTCCTGTGAGACCAGCTTCTCTAGTAGATTCACATTTCTCCTCAGTTTCTACAGAAAGAGGGCAGAACAGAgaataaacagaaacacacacaatacaataTTGATAAAACGTGATTTGATAGAGCTATAAAATCCCACCCAACTTAATGTCTTGAGCGGTTGTGAATGCtgcttcatttttaatgttacagcAGCTGAAACATTACCTTCAACTCTGGTTCTTTTTCACACTCTTCATTGTACAGTTCATAAAGTTTCTGATATAAGGATTTCCTTCCACTCGAGGACACTCGTCTCTTCGCCGGTCGCTGACGAGCACTTTCAACAATATACTAAACAAGAAACAACAACgttataaataaaaagtacagcattaaaaaaaaagtttgaataaatACGTTACCTCAGCCCGATCCAATGCATATTCTAAGACTTGTTGCTGTGGAAGAAAGATGAATTAAAATGCTTTAGTTATTCTCTAGTACAAGTCAAATATGATCAAATCCATCACAtaatattaaatcaaatcaaatcctgttaaaaatgcatctttgaaccatttttgtagtttttaccATTGTGGTTGCTGCGTGACAGGAGGCGATGTTGTGTTACACCAGCACTGTCACCTCCACAAACACACCATTCAAGCCCTGAGATCAGAGAGAGGGACAGTTTAGAAACACACTACCACGACCATTTACCTGTCAGCTGACAATTTCCATTCAGAACTCAAACCCAGACACCCAAGGACAAGTGTGTGACTGCGAAAACACAAGAGTATGGGACATGAACTCAGCTCGTAGAGACTGTTGTGCATCTGTGAGCATGCAGTCACAACATCTGGCAAACAAATGTGGCGAAGTTCAACACGATGATGACAAAGTATGTGTTAAAGGACACAATAGCAATAAACAGCATGCATTCATGAAATGCAAAGGAATATGTTCTCAGCAGAAGAAGGCAAACTTCAGCAGCTCCAGCAGACGACAGTCTGGCTAACCACAGCTAATAGCTCACTTCAAATGCACAAATCTAGGAAACACGAGCAGCTGACAGAGCGGGGCAGAACGGGACAATGGCGACAAACATCACGAGCGACTTGCCAATCGAGTTGCATCACCACAGGCAGGAAATCCAAAGCTAGAAGCGGAATAAATGTTCCAGTGCCTTCAATGAAAAAAAACTCACAGCAGCCATTTTGTTCCAGTGTAACAACAAAATCCAAACTTCCGGTGTGCGCGCGAGCTGGAGGCGGAACCAAAGATCTAACTCTTTACGAAATATTGAAATCTCCCAAAAAAAATCCCAAATACCGTAGTTACGTCAAACAATGTTATTATATTTGATCTGTGGTAACTTGGTTTTAGCCACTAATGttattagaaaacaaaatgaTACAAACGTTTTGTGGGGGATCAGTAATAATCATTTTGgggtttttttacagtaaaaatatggtAAACTGCAAAATCagcaaatcattttaaatgctctacaataatacattataattaatatcaataattttattcttaatagttgtaattttttttacaggtgtATATAATCTTGACAATGTTTCCTTTGTATTTTGATTACTGGAAGTTACCAAATAGGAATATCCATTGAATACGAATAGAAATAGGAAAcataaagacaaaaaagaaagtaTGATTATCATCAGAGACTAAGAAGCAAGAGAAGATatttagtgaaaaataaatgttcaggtcAGAAGTGCCTAGCAACCTCTTATGTTCTagtttaaagtaaattattttgcaatgtactagtatatatattttgattaagATTACTTTTATTGATCCAGTAACACTTTTTAAGGTGAGTTACACATTACTAGTACTTACTAGTCATAACAGTAAATTATGTACAATCCTTCACCAAACACTAAACGTAACCTCATAGTAAATGCCTAATTGTGTAGAAAGTTATTTATAATGGAGACaagagcaattattattattattaagattagATAATCActtcaaaacgttttttttttacaatctgaTAAGCTACTGGTGAACCAGAAAATGAAAAGAATCACACAGAGTTTTaggaaaaatacttttattaaatcaTTCCCTAAAAAGAAAATGTGCACATCACTCCAAACAAAAGCATTCAGAAATCTTCTAAACTGATGGGGAGATCCACTAACAAACAGTATTGCATAAACCACTTGAATGTCAcaacacaattaaaaaattaaaaaggaaaataataagaCAAGCAATGAATAAACATAAGAGAAAATGAATAAGACATCAATGACACCAGCATAATCAAGTTAACATTTGAACACACGGTCTACATCTACAACCACAGTCAAAACAAACATGAAACTCATCCAACTCATTCAGTATTTCCACAGCAAACAAACATTTGGGAAGTGTGCTTCATTATTTCAGTAACTCCAACCTTCTGTATGTCAAATCACAGAATGAACCATAAACGAAAGATTCAAACGTTTCACAAGAAAGCAAACAAAACGTCAGACACATATTGCTTCTTTTCCAGAATTTAACCATTATTACTAGTCTGCTGACTTGATCTTTCAGAGcattacaaatgacaaaatacactcatataaaataaaacactcttAGAAACCCCAGAGGGGTCATTCGAATAAGTATCTCTTATAAAGAGAACAGAATTGAGAAGTCCTAGCTGATTtcttaaaattttctttttttaaagattcttcTAGAGAAATTACACTTAACCATGCAGACATCAGGGCAGCAGGTGGACGGGATTCTCTGAATGTCCACCAGATGGCAACACAGTCTGATCTCAAATCAAAGGCAGCTGGGTAAAACTCACTTCGCCCTGACTATTCTTTCAATTTATGCATTGACCCGAAATACAAGAAACCTGTAACAGCACAAGAAAAAAAGCCTCTGCACACTACAGAAGAGAAaaccacacattaaaaaaagctcattcaattttaaatatttgtaacacGCAAATAATTGtcctaacaaaataaatactgaatCGTTACCATGAGGTAACAAAGGCTTTGGTTGAGCATTCTTATATCTCCAACATTAATCCCAGCACCGAGTTAAGCCTAAATCAAAGTTAGGCCAGTGCTTAACATTTGTGAAAGACCAATCTATACCATCTAAAAACTTTCACATCCGTTCTTAATCATAACCTGTGAAACATTGTGATGGGGAAGAAGCACCTATGAAATGTCAGAACAGTTTTAAGAGTGCAACAACAAAAGAAATGTAAACTTCCACTAAAGCGCTTATGCTGAACTTCAGCACAACAGGAGAAATGTGGCTGCTTGGAGCAATGGAACAGCTATCATCATGAACAAGTTCCACTGCAATGAGCAGAGGGAGGGGAAACTGTTAACTAAGCAACAGTTACCACAGCAACACCACAGCCAATCAGCAAGTCTGAACGTGCAGGAGGAACAGCGCCAGACTCACCCAGAGTAAACAGTGATATGAAGATAAAAACTAACATGTATGAATGGAACCACGAGTGTTTGTATGGTTTCATAAACACCTCATTCTGCATTGAAACACTTTCAGACACTTTTGCTTTCAAAGTCCAGtttttgctgaaaattcagacgCCACTTTTTAGAGCGAGGCAACTTTAAACCTCATTAGCACAGTGTTGTGCATTTCCGGTCCACTTAAGCGTCCATGAGAGTCTGCTTGAAGCTGAAGAAGATTTCTTTCTGGTCTTTCCCAAACAAGCGCTCATTCCACTGGGTTGTTGCTAGCTTTGACCCCCGCTCGCCCGATCTGGAGCCACGGCAGCTTGGCACAGTTTTTAAAGAGTTGCTCGATGGCTATATGCCGAACATGAAGCTCTGAAGAAAGAGAGTCCTTCTCCTGCACAGCCACAGACAGCTCCTCAAACACATCTGAGGGACAAATACAGAGTCTGTGTGTTAGTATACAAGAATAATGATAACCTACATAAGAGAGGCACAACATAAGTATGGCCAAAGAGTAGATCTGTTGATTGCCCTATATCTTACATTTTGATAATGTACATGCACGTTCATGCATCATAAACGTAAACATTTGGTTTTCTGTGCCATTTGGTTGcaaaaagtctttttaaactgGATGATATGGATGTAGGTTTTATTGAGGTTACAAGACTTGTTGGCATCAGTAAGATTGGGATGAAAATTACacaccaatcttttttttttttaccatgtagACCCTTTTATTCCAGAAAAAGTTAATGAATATATGGATTATCTTGTATAAAATTACTGAAAATGAGCTTTGtgaagaaaatgttaaataaccaaaaaaaaagaaaaaaaattatttaattaatttatattaaattaaataacttaaaactaaaataagaaaattatataaatgaaaatgtaacatacactgaaataaaagtggtaaaatgttgtaaaaaaacaaacaaaaagacaaatatacaaatgatcaaatactgtaaataaggacgtttataagtaaataataaaatgtatccaTAAAAcgcaaatacaaataaatatttcaaactgaaattaaactaaatgttaaaattaGTCAATTTTATTCGTTCATGGTTTGAAGGCCCAAATAAAATGTTGGCAGGGTAAGTGCAAACTGGGCCAGCAGAAAGCTTTTCTGTAGCTTTAATGAGATTAAGAATCATTTTTGGTCACTATATTCCAAATTTGTCAAAGGAAATAGGGTACatcacaaaacacacatacacacacacacgcacacgttttttttttttcgtgaaataggcgtaatggtttttatactgtacaaactgtatattctatcgccatttaccaaccctacccctaaccctaacactcacaggaaactttgtgcagttttactctctcaaaaaaaaacctcattctgtatgatttagaagcgttttgaaaaatggggacatgggttatgccATCattagtcaccctctccttgtaatacctgtgtcatacccatgtcattatacagagttgtgtcctgatatgtcacaaaaacaagagcgcgcgcacacacacacacacacacacaaacacacacacacgcaagttTCATTCATTATCAATATCGAGTGACTCTTCGCTCCAGAATGTGTTTGGGCtcgaaggaatagttcacctaaaacagAAAACGgtcatattttcttatttttgggtgaaatatcctttTAAGTTTAAAGAAGAGACTCACTTTGTATCTGTAGCAGTAGCTGCTCGTTCAGCTGCCGAAGCTCCTCCACACTCATCCTCACCACTGAAAGAGAAAGACTGTCATAAAGTGGCTATGAAAATCATTCTCTCGCTAGCCTTTCCAATAAAGTGAAAACTGACAAACGTATCTCCTTTCACAGCTGAAAGCAGATGCCTTCATAACGGTCCTTGAGATGCATTATTCTCAGAACGGCACATGGCGTGACCCTGATGACATATCGGTTTCTAACAGAAGCCATTTCACTGGGTGAGACAAGGACACAGACACTGAAGAACGAGGAGAGAAATCAAAGTCTGGATTGACCTCACCCTTTTATTGGTGCTTTGTGGACTATATTGACGGGAAAGATACAGAGATGCAGAGCACCAGATAAAACTCTAATGGTGAGGATATCGATTTCCGTTCTTCACTTTGTCTAAGGTGCTACTGTGAGATTTCAACAGAGCCCAAAACCATTCAAAATGTGGCTTCATTTATAATCCCAAcaaaatcttcagtgtcacatcgatccatcagaaatcaatctaatatactatttagtgctcaagaaacattattaatatcattaatcTTAAAAACAGTCGTGTCGCTTTGTATTTTTGAAGAAACACTGATTTTCAAGATTCTATGaagaaagctgaaataaaaatcttttgtaacagtgtcgttactgtcacttttaatcattttaatgattaaaacattaaatttctttaaagaaaaaaaacccaaCACACTGACCCTATATTTTTGAGTGCTAATGTATATGATGAATACTCACGCTCTTCTCGACTGTGTCTTCTCTGTCTGGCTGTGTCTCTCTGCTCTCGGTTCGGTTCTCGTGGGTGGTGTCTCTCTCCAGCCCACAGTGCCTGGCGTGATCCCTGCAGCAGGCCGAGACCGAGCTCCTCGGCAGAGTGACAGTCCAGCATGGTTTTCCCATACTCTGACTCCACCATCGTCGCCTCTTCCGCCCACCGTGGGGCGTAACGGGGAACCTGGGCATCGGACTGGGGCACGAGTTTCCTGCCGCCCTGCTGAGTGTGACACAGAATCTGTTTGGCCCCCCAGCGCCCGGGTGTCTCAGCAGTTATGGAGTCTCTGTTCTGGGCGTACTGTATCATGCGGTTGATTCGCTGGCTCAGAGCCCGCTTCACGCCCTCGTACGCGCTGTGGGAGGACTTGGCGTGGGAGAGCTTTTGGTTGGCGATGAGATGGTACTTTTCGAAGCAGTCTCTATGTCCACGTAAAGATTTGGAGTGCAGCAGGGTGGCACTGGATACACCTGGTATAAAACACAAAGGAGGATATTTGTAATTCACTGTTATGAGCACAACATAGTAAAAATGCCATCAAATGCaataaaaggtcaaaggtcaagatgCAAGTGGttaaaaatgtgattatttgtgTGTGAAGGCATGTGTTATTAATGGCTCCGTACaaccacaattaaaaaaaatttgcctttacaatatacattttacatgcaataaatgtataaaatgtacttttaaatgctaaaattatcAAAAATGGTAGTATATGACATGATTGACCCATCTTAACCCTTACAAATGTATTCAGCGTTCCATTCTTAATTAGTCCTTCAACCCCTGACAACACTTGAGAAACTAAACTCTGACAAGCTTTGAACAGCTGCAACTATAAAATCCCTCCATCTCTGAGCGACTCGGCACATGAaaacatcacttcctgttttggGTCCTTGTCGAGCAGATTAAAAACATCTCTGCCTGGAACTCAAACTAGGCCAAGAACAAATAAAACACGCAGGCACAGAACGAGGGCTGCTGGGTGCCTTTGTGTGTTGGTTTTGCATTAGGATGTGCCATTTATATCGGAGCTCAGATTTGTTCAAACATGTTTTGAGTTCTAATCATGCCACACAGCAGCAaggatcagagagagagagagagagcgagacagagacagagagagagagaaaaaaaactgaaaattctgccattatttatgCTCTCTCCTGTTGTTCCAAATTTTACTTTCTTCAATGGGACACAAATCAGAATTCGGCATTAAGGACTGTCCTTAAAGTcctattaatttaatttgcatctttattttagtttttacttgtactattgcttgtaatttgtttacttttttgtaCATACACtgccattaaatgtttttttgttttgttttttacatttcttatgctcatcaaggttgcattaatttggtcaaaaatacaaaaaaaaaaaaaaaaactaaaataaaattgtgaaatattattgcaatttaaaataagtttcctatttttatatattttaaaatataaattatttttgtgatgcaaagatAAATTTATCAGCctttactgcagtcttcagagaAACATGATTCtgcagaaaccattctaatatattgatttattatcaATTCAGCTGTCGATaatgattaattgcattcaaaataagtttgtctacatagtatgtgtgtgtactgtgtaataTGTATATACAAGAAAATTtgaacttttatatatttacaatataaatatcaatatacaaacattttcaaaatatatactattttgaactatatatatatatactatgtatctatatactatatatctattatgtaaata belongs to Carassius gibelio isolate Cgi1373 ecotype wild population from Czech Republic chromosome B10, carGib1.2-hapl.c, whole genome shotgun sequence and includes:
- the supt20 gene encoding transcription factor SPT20 homolog isoform X2, translated to MQQVLEYALDRAEYIVESARQRPAKRRVSSSGRKSLYQKLYELYNEECEKEPELKKLRRNVNLLEKLVSQESVSCLVVNLYPGNEGYSLMLRGKNGSDSETIRLRYEETELLEYLDAEELPPILVDLLEKSQVNIFHCGCVIAEVRDYRQSGNAKMPTYQSRHILLRPTMQTLICDVHAMTSDHHKWTQDDKLQLESQLILATAEPLCLDPSISVSCTTNRLLYNKQKMNTRSMKRCFRRHSQAALNRQQEMMSHCPALPQLRLLDYLQRRKERKPAPSIDLKISKSGNCVDMWKQSSCQLTVPTEIDVEKYAVAENSVKLDDTQPTVWPAQDVRDDYIFDCEVGGQPQRTKVTIFQSMGNPLVYGKIYSARDSKSEEDVADLHLIHPPFLIGSKTDADRFLTQYKEVYERDVKCQVKMLHHSGSTGSQGQPSPSRENEADGFSALVQSSVLGKGIKHRPPPIKLPAGSACASSGNPYSTQASSGHLKCPTPPPSKNQSLSRKHSMELGLLSPAALSPMQRSGTPKPSTPTPTNTPCSTPHPADVQTATPSVTPTPQDPTLPQQPTLLTPFAQQQMTLPVMTIPLPTSSTTSSQVMTNPTGLNFINVVGPVCSPQTLMSGSNPMLGCSPGTLASGIPLSGLLPSGGLMSGALPAAPAGGPFGLNNSPGLRPLNLLQLPTGPLIFNSLQQQQLSQFSPQQQSSQSATSSPQQQGDAADSGLTAEQGLSAQQTAVINLTGVGGFMSPQTAVLSQLGCGLEGSGPSLPSPRLQQQHQPQIQLQFLQHQMQQQQMGMAVGPAAQAALPRQHSANQPKSKRKRSTPQPLPRS
- the supt20 gene encoding transcription factor SPT20 homolog isoform X1, whose amino-acid sequence is MQQVLEYALDRAEYIVESARQRPAKRRVSSSGRKSLYQKLYELYNEECEKEPELKKLRRNVNLLEKLVSQESVSCLVVNLYPGNEGYSLMLRGKNGSDSETIRLRYEETELLEYLDAEELPPILVDLLEKSQVNIFHCGCVIAEVRDYRQSGNAKMPTYQSRHILLRPTMQTLICDVHAMTSDHHKWTQDDKLQLESQLILATAEPLCLDPSISVSCTTNRLLYNKQKMNTRSMKRCFRRHSQAALNRQQEMMSHCPALPQLRLLDYLQRRKERKPAPSIDLKISKSGNCVDMWKQSSCQLTVPTEIDVEKYAVAENSVKLDDTQPTVWPAQDVRDDYIFDCEVGGQPQRTKVTIFQSMGNPLVYGKIYSARDSKSEEDVADLHLIHPPFLIGSKTDADRFLTQYKEVYERDVKCQVKMLHHSGSTGSQGQPSPSRENEADGFSALVQSSVLGKGIKHRPPPIKLPAGSACASSGNPYSTQASSGHLKCPTPPPSKNQSLSRKHSMELGLLSPAALSPMQRSGTPKPSTPTPTNTPCSTPHPADVQTATPSVTPTPQDPTLPQQPTLLTPFAQQQMTLPVMTIPLPTSSTTSSQVMTNPTGLNFINVVGPVCSPQTLMSGSNPMLGCSPGTLASGIPLSGLLPSGGLMSGALPAAPAAGGPFGLNNSPGLRPLNLLQLPTGPLIFNSLQQQQLSQFSPQQQSSQSATSSPQQQGDAADSGLTAEQGLSAQQTAVINLTGVGGFMSPQTAVLSQLGCGLEGSGPSLPSPRLQQQHQPQIQLQFLQHQMQQQQMGMAVGPAAQAALPRQHSANQPKSKRKRSTPQPLPRS
- the supt20 gene encoding transcription factor SPT20 homolog isoform X3 → MQQVLEYALDRAEYIVESARQRPAKRRVSSSGRKSLYQKLYELYNEECEKEPELKKLRRNVNLLEKLVSQESVSCLVVNLYPGNEGYSLMLRGKNGSDSETIRLRYEETELLEYLDAEELPPILVDLLEKSQVNIFHCGCVIAEVRDYRQSGNAKMPTYQSRHILLRPTMQTLICDVHAMTSDHHKWTQDDKLQLESQLILATAEPLCLDPSISVSCTTNRLLYNKQKMNTRSMKRCFRRHSQAALNRQQEMMSHCPALPQLRLLDYLQRRKERKPAPSIDLKISKSGNCVDMWKQSSCQLTVPTEIDVEKYAVAENSVKLDDTQPTVWPAQDVRDDYIFDCEVGGQPQRTKVTIFQSMGNPLVYGKIYSARDSKSEEDVADLHLIHPPFLIGSKTDADRFLTQYKEVYERDVKCQVKMLHHSGSTGSQGQPSPSRENEADGFSALVQSSVLGKGIKHRPPPIKLPAGSACASSGNPYSTQASSGHLKCPTPPPSKNQSLSRKHSMELGLLSPAALSPMQRSGTPKPSTPTPTNTPCSTPHPADVQTATPSVTPTPQDPTLPQQPTLLTPFAQQQMTLPVMTIPLPTSSTTSSQVMTNPTGLNFINVVGPVCSPQTLMSGSNPMLGCSPGTLASGIPLSGLLPSGGLMSGALPAAPAAGGPFGLNNSPGLRPLNLLQLPTGPLIFNSLQQQQLSQFSPQQQSSQSATSSPQQQGDAADSGLTAEQGLSAQQTAVINLTGVGGFMSPQTAVAILAAPNATAANGYGSGAGSTGGAATATFRQPAKK
- the cb10h21orf91 gene encoding protein EURL homolog, translating into MEEEEHFVNIDLNDDNICSICKLETDTGTLSFCHVCFELSIEGVSSATLLHSKSLRGHRDCFEKYHLIANQKLSHAKSSHSAYEGVKRALSQRINRMIQYAQNRDSITAETPGRWGAKQILCHTQQGGRKLVPQSDAQVPRYAPRWAEEATMVESEYGKTMLDCHSAEELGLGLLQGSRQALWAGERHHPREPNREQRDTARQRRHSREELVRMSVEELRQLNEQLLLQIQNVFEELSVAVQEKDSLSSELHVRHIAIEQLFKNCAKLPWLQIGRAGVKASNNPVE